The nucleotide sequence GGATACGCGTAGGCGAGCTTCGCCACGCCAGAACAAACATTCGGCGTGACGCAGTCCGCCAGAAGAATAGTTAAAATAAATAATTGCGCTTATAGCTCAGTGGATAGAGCGTCTGGTTGCGGTCCAGAAGGTCGCAGGTTCGATTCCTGCTAAGCGCACAAATGAACACTCTTCTTAAAAATATTCCCAAGATAACTCCGAAATATCTAAAGATCCTGGAGAAGCTCGGGCTTTTTACGGTTCAAGATTTTTTGTTTTATCTCCCTTTTCGTTATGATGACTTTTCCCAAACCATAGCGCTTTCTGATGATTATCTCAATTCTGTCGTCACTATCTCTGCAGTTGTTACTAAAACAAAATTAAACCGCATTTTCAAGCGCAAATTGACAATTGCGGAAGTAATGTTGGAAGATGAAAACCAGACGCCCCTGAAAGCGGTCTGGTTCAATCAGCCGTTCATCCTGGATTCAATGCCACTGGGTACCGAAGTACGACTTTCTGGAAAATTAGAGTTAAAAGGCAAATATTTCACCCTGACCAATCCCGCCTGGGAACGCGCCTCGCGCGAAAAAACCAACACCGGGCAACTCGTGCCGATCTATTCGGAAACACCAGGCCTCACTTCCAAGTGGATCCGCTGGCAAATGAAAACTTTTTTTGCCAACATTACAGACTTGGAAGATTATGTTCCGGAAGACTTGCGCAAAAAATTACATCTCTATTCTCTGCTTTCCGCTCTGCGTCAGATCCATTTTCCGGAAAATCAAGAAAAGCTACTCATCGCCCAAAAGACTTTTGCCTTCCGGGAGATGTTTTTGATGCAACTCAAAACTTTGCAAATGAAAAATACCTGGGAAGCACAAAGCGCCACCGGCCTCGCATTGGATGAAAAATTGATCCAAGACTTTATTGAAACTTTACCCTTCAAGTTAACCGGCGCACAACACAAAGCCAGCCTGGAAATTATCAAAGACCTGGTAAAAACTTGTCCGATGAATCGCTTACTCAACGGCGACGTAGGCGCAGGAAAAACAGTCGTCGCGGCCATTTCTGCACTGAGTGCGCTTTCGCAAAATCAGCAAGTGGCGATTCTTGCTCCGACCGAAGTCTTGGCTCTCCAACATTTCCAATCATTTTCAAAACTGTTTAAAAATTATGATTTTAAGATTGCACTGCTCACCAGTTCATATAAATTAGTTTTCAAAAATTGGGAACCAAAAGCCCAAAAAATTACGCGCGAGCAAATGCTTGGGCAAATTAAAAGTGGCGAAATAAACTTAGTCATTGGCACACATGCTATTATCCAAAAAGATGTTGCGTTCAAAAATCTCGCACTAGTGATTATCGACGAGCAGCATCGTTTCGGCGTCGCGCAGAGGTCAGTCCTTCAACGAGAAACTCTTGAACTGAAAGATGGAAAAAAGAAAACCATCCCCCATCTCCTCACAATGACTGCTACGCCAATCCCCCGAACTTTGGCAATCGCTTTTTTTGGCAGTCTTGATCTGTCTATCCTCGACGAGATGCCCAAAAACCGAAAACCGATCAAAACCAGAATTGTCCTGCCAGATCAAAGAGATCAGGTCTATGCGTTTATGCGCAAAGAAATCGATGCCGGCCGGCAAGTGTTTGTCATTTTACCTTTTGTCGAAGAATCTAAAGTGCTCACTGAAGTCAAAGCCGCCACAGAAGAGCATAAAAAATT is from Parcubacteria group bacterium and encodes:
- the recG gene encoding ATP-dependent DNA helicase RecG, encoding MNTLLKNIPKITPKYLKILEKLGLFTVQDFLFYLPFRYDDFSQTIALSDDYLNSVVTISAVVTKTKLNRIFKRKLTIAEVMLEDENQTPLKAVWFNQPFILDSMPLGTEVRLSGKLELKGKYFTLTNPAWERASREKTNTGQLVPIYSETPGLTSKWIRWQMKTFFANITDLEDYVPEDLRKKLHLYSLLSALRQIHFPENQEKLLIAQKTFAFREMFLMQLKTLQMKNTWEAQSATGLALDEKLIQDFIETLPFKLTGAQHKASLEIIKDLVKTCPMNRLLNGDVGAGKTVVAAISALSALSQNQQVAILAPTEVLALQHFQSFSKLFKNYDFKIALLTSSYKLVFKNWEPKAQKITREQMLGQIKSGEINLVIGTHAIIQKDVAFKNLALVIIDEQHRFGVAQRSVLQRETLELKDGKKKTIPHLLTMTATPIPRTLAIAFFGSLDLSILDEMPKNRKPIKTRIVLPDQRDQVYAFMRKEIDAGRQVFVILPFVEESKVLTEVKAATEEHKKLSLVFPEYSLGLLHGRLKSKEKETVMQDFKDKKSQILVSTSVVEVGIDIPNATIMLIENSDRFGLSQLHQFRGRVGRGEQQSYCFLFTESTTKTALERLRAMEKSNDGFELSEIDLKLRGPGQLLGKAQSGLSDIAMKNLNNLKLIKIAREEAQNILKTDAKLKKHPLIAKALEKFEKDVHLE